Part of the Lotus japonicus ecotype B-129 chromosome 6, LjGifu_v1.2 genome, AACCGACAAGCCTATTCATTAAACGAAGAAAATGTGATTGACAAAGTCAGTTTTAAATGTACAAAGTAATGCCATGGAAAATGGCAAACAACTTGCTAGTGTGTTAGTTTAGTAAAAACCATAAACTATTTATTATACAGTCAATCGCCATGGATTTCATTTGCTATATAGCTATCCACCGTCCTGAAACATGTAAGTTTGCTTGTTAGAACTCTGTACGATACCTTTTATGGTAGTTATAAATATCTGGTGTGAACAAGTCCCATGAGTATTAGTCATCTCTCAGCATCAAGATTTTATTCATTCCCAATCATATATTcatctttgcaccttgtgttcAAGTGTCCTCAACCCAATAAATCTTCAAAGTCACTTGTAAAAAAGAGATCGGGTTAGACTATTCTCACTGTCAACCTTTTTAATCTTGTCCTTATCCAAACGAGCTTTGCGGACAGCCTGTTGGATTTGTCTTTCATGCTCCTTGAGCATTTCTTCAAGATTATCCTCCGGAGGCAGCAATGGTCCGGAATAGTGTGTGCGGCTCATTTTGGGAGCATTGCTCTGTATTCACAAATAAAAGAAACTAGTCAATTACTTAACATAACAGCTCCATAGTCATAGTGAGAATAAAACACTATAAACAAAAAGGAACATTCTCCGGAATTTTAGACACAGGCTCCAGTATTATAGTGAGTATATATCCGACATCATTGGGTGCATGCATTGTATTACGTATTAAGTATTAAACACATTACAGAAATTACTGGGAAATCTTTGTATCTAAGTACCGATCAAACACATCTCTTCACCATTTCCAAAGAGGGGCATGTATGGTGACTCTAAAATAATAGAACAATTGTGCAAGTTGATATTTATCCGTAATTTCTTTACCATAGCACGATCATTCCCATTTAGATGGAAATCCTTCTTGCGTGAAGGCTTGGGTCCATCCAACAATTGGTTGGACTCATCATCAGGCAAATGACTACATCTCATACCAAAGTGATCCTCTGGCCACTGTGAATTTACACTACAGTCTCCGCTCATATCAAGCCGCAAATCACCTCGAACTGCAACTGAACTAGAAAATCTTGACAACTTTGTGCTACCATGCCAGTAGGATTTTTGTTTTCTCAACTCACAGTTTCTTGATTTAACAGCATGGTCAGTGCCAGTAAGAACATCTTCCTGTTTTAAATTCATATTGCGTGAGGATCCATATGCAGTTGGGTGCATTGACTGGCCAGAATGAGAGAAGACACTGAGTGCTCTTGGCTTTGCAGGTTCAAGAGGGAAGCCATAATCACCATCCTCTTCAGGATTGAATTTCTCACTAATGCACTTGGACTGCTCTTGTCTCTTctgaaaagagaaaaatcacaTGGAAAAGGTGAGTTAGGCAAATCCAAATAATTCTAGAGGTAAAATAAAACCAATGTCTACGATTTAAAGTACCTCCATTGAAGCCTGAAGCTCAGCATTAGCATCAGATGCTGGCACAACATTAGACTCTCTAAAATTCCTCCCAACTGATTCCTGTCCATGTCCTTTATTTGAAGCTCTCCGTCTGCTTTAAAATAAACTTGTATCAATAGTAGTAGGACACAGACTCGCAGAGACAAATAAGTCTTAAATCATACTATAGAATCAAATAAAGCAAACACAACTAAAAAAGGAGGAAAGAAACACAAACCAGAAAGCACTCAGATAGTTGTCATGTTAGTTAGAGGTACGGGAAAGCAATATCTCCAAGAGAAtgacaactttttttttaataaaaaaaagagagCTAGTTCTTGTCATTGCACATTAAATTTTGAAGATAATAGTCATTCCCCTTGAGATTTTAGTTTACCCTATCAGTAGAAAAAAGAAAGCATACAGTCACAGTGCACTTTTCTCCTATTCTTGCAGATGATGCAAAAATCAGATATCACAAAATCACATGAGAATCTCTGATGATCAAAAAATTCAAGGAAGTAATACCTTCTAGCTTCTTCTTCCCGAAGTTTGGCATCAAACTCCTTACTTGGTGGGTACTTTGGCAAAGTTGATGGATCACAAGGAAGTGGCTTTGCTGTGAAGAACtagatgtgaaaaatgtcaacaACTAAGAAAAACAGAGTTGGAAAAAAATCTTCTAAGGTCACAACATAAGTAAAACTATAGGATGTTCAACATATGCATTCCATTTAGAGAGAAATTTGGCATGAATTTGCTAAATGGAGAATTCATAACTACCTCATTCTGAAGTGCTAAAGATGCAGTTCCTCTATCCTTTGGTTCTATACCAAGTAGGACCTCCAAGAGGCTCAGTGCTGATGAGGGGAAATCTTTGAATGTCTCAGAAACAAGACGTTTATAAGGTTGTTGAGGTTTGAAAATTGTTGCATGTGGTAGCTTTGATTTCTTCCAGTATTCTTCAGAAGGAGATCCACAAAGTTTGAAAATTTTATGAAGTTGCTCCACCTAGAAAGATAGATTACCAGGTCTTAGTGCTCACTGCCCCATTAAATCATACGAAGCTTTGACAAATAAAAACATACATATGCCCATTAGATAGCTGAAGCTAGAATGATTAAAATAAAGCAATATTATAACAATCGAGTTTTGTCAAATGGGACCATTAGAAGAATTAGACCAAAAAGTATACTGGCATCTTCCGCAATTTCTAAGACCCTGTCTTAAATAGTAAGCTCCTTTTTCACATCAATAAAATTATTGAAGATAACTCGAGTGCTAataaattaacattttgaaaGTTATGATAGGAATGCAATGATTATTTACATTCCTCTGTCATGGTTTACATCACTGAGTCAATCGGTGAATTTCTCTTCCAATAAAGATATGCTCAGGAGAACAAAGAAAACCTAATAATTTTAGACTTATTTCATTATAACTAGGGTGCTCAACAAAATATTGTTAAAGGCTTCAGTTAAAATGTAGAATACACATATCCAGGACAAAAGATGAATACTACCTCTGTTCGTCCAGGCATTATAGGCTTCCCGGCAAACAGTTCTGCAAGAATACAACCAGCACTCCACAAGTCCACAGCAACTCCATAATCTGTAGCTCCAAGTAAAAGTTCAGGTGGTCTGTACCACAAGGTTACTACACGACTTGTTAATGGCTGCCCTTGAGATGGCTGGACCAGAGTTGCAAGTCCAAAGTCACCAATCTTTAGATTGCCATTATTGTCAAGCAGAAGATTTGAGCCCTTGATGTCACGGTGCATAACACCATGACTGTGACAATGCTCAAGACCTCGAAGAAGCTGTTGCATATAACACTTGATCTGAAGCATTAGGAAAAGTATTAGCCCATTATGAAACACAAGAACTAGAAGCTAATCAATGAAATACAGCAGGATGCCGACCATTAATAGCCTTTTCCTTGAAAGAATTTTGCTGGTTTTATCTTTTTGCTTTAAAATATTTGTTGTCTATTTCAAAGAATAAGTTAATTGGTTGGCTGCATGATAACAAACTAAGTGCAACCCAATGCAGTTAGTCAGATCATTTCAGTCTATACTCTATAGAGCTATTAGGGATTGTTGCAAGATGGTGAGATATGAAATTCATAAACTGACAAATATTGACTGATAGAAAGAAAATATTGATATCAATACAAATCATGTATCAATATACTATTGTGGTCCTAGAGAAATCCCTGGGTTTAAAAATGCTCAAAAGTGATTATTATAATTTATGCAGAAACAGTGCTTTTGACTCATCAAATTTAATCAGAGAAAACGATATTTTTGGTATAAACAAATAGCAATCCATTTCATTTCTGGCTTGAGAATCTGTCTCATGCTTCTGTTAATTATACAAATGTTAGACAGTCTTCTCGATCTTACAAGGTCTGTATGTTATGTCTGGCTCACTATGCAagttaatatttataaaaatcacATCAAGTCATTGTTAAATGCATCAAAGACAAATTTCACAACTGTAAGTGGAAAAAAGGTTTTCATCCAGACCCTGGATAACATAATCAGAAGTTTGAGCCGGTTACCTGCGCTTCAGTGAAATTGATGCTGGGTCTTGCTGCAAGCCCTGCAAGATCATGCTCCATATATTCAAAAATAAGGTACAAGCTACCAGAAACCCTTGAAGTAATCATGCCTTCAAGCTTCATGACATTTGGATGATCAAGCCTTCGCAGTACAAGAATTTCTCTTGCCATAAAGCGAACACTTTCTGGATCCATATTAGCAAATCGAACCTTCTTCAATGCAACAATTTTGTTTGTTTCAAGATCACGAGCTCTATAAACACTGCTGTAAGTTCCTTGTCCGATCTGCAGAAACATTATTAGTCAGCATGCATgaataacaaaacaaaatattGTATGGCTTTGAAAGCACATGTGATTAGCAGGTGTTTCCACATTTAGTTCCAAAGAATGAATGAATTACTGAGCTATAACTTGaagcaataaaaaaaagaaaaggaaagaaagaaagaatagaagtTGCCTTATCCAACTTCTCAAATGAGTCAGCTCTGCGAGGTATCCAACCAGAAATGGCTTCGCCTGCAACAGCAGTGAGCCAAGAAGGCCAGCCAGCAAGAACCTGCGCCCCTCTTTCCCCTCTAGTGACACTGAATATCCTAGAGACCTTAGGTTGGAGTGATTTTGCATTCTTGTCTTCGTCGGAGGAAATGGGAGTGGAGGCGGCATGGGTAATGAGGCGTGCAGTAGCAGTGTCATTGTCTGAATGCTTTGGTTTGGAATCTGTTTGTATTTGTGTTTGTGTGAGATGgagatggtgatggtggttATCAGCAGCAACATAATCATTTGTAGATTTTCCCTTGGAGCATATGCAACCCATAAGACAAGGCAGATGCAAATTGAATTTGCAAAATCtgaatcctcctcctcctcctcctcctcgccgCGGCATGCAATAAATTAATTACCCTCTAACTCAATCAATCACGACGGAAATTAAAGAGAGAACTAGAAGACAGATCCCcaaatgaatgaaaaaaatgGCGAGTGGGTTTTTGGGGTGACAGAGAGGAGCTGTTCTGGAAAGAGAGAAATTCTGATCTAGAAAGGCGAGGAGCCGGTGAATGAATGTGGGTTATAAGTTAGAAGAAACAAAATCCGATCCATTGTTGTTAATGTATGAGATTGACATTGTtgaacgaagaagaagaagaagaagaagaagaaacagaaacAGACTAGTTGTTGTTTTGTTAGGCATTGGCATTGGGGTTACGCAACAAAACAAAGATCGCAGGCAAAGGCAGAGGAGAGGAGGGTAAGTTGTTTCATTTGTTATGTTAaattgttaattgttattacaaCTTCCATTCCGAGAGCTAAGGTATAAGGTATTGGTATTGGCATTGACAACAATTTGCATTAACATATTACTGTATGTTATTGTTATCATAATCAAATGAGCCACACCCCACCAACAACACACAGNNNNNNNNNNNNNNNNNNNNNNNNNNNNNNNNNNNNNNNNNNNNNNNNNNNNNNNNNNNNNNNNNNNNNNNNNNNNNNNNNNNNNNNNNNNNNNNNNNNNggtgtttatcgacgacattctgatctactcaaagaacgctgaagatcatgaagggcacttgcgtcaggttttacaagtgttgagagagacaaagttgtacgccaaccttctaagtgtgaattttggctcgaagaggtaaattcttgggccatgtgatctctaaagaaggtatagctgtggatccagcaaaggtagagacggtgttgtcatgggaacggccaaagaccgtgactgagatcaggagttttgtcggtttggcgaggtactatcgtcgcttcattaagaatttcgccaagatcgttggacccttgactcaacttacgagaaaggatcaaccttttgcatggaccgaagcgtgcgaaactagctttcagacaatgaaggaacgtttgacgacgtcacctgtactcgtcttaccgcaaccagaggaaccgtatgaagtgtactgtgatgcttcgcatcaaggtttgggatgtgtgctgatgcagcatcggaaagtggtggcttatgcttcacgacaactgaagactcatgagaagaactatccgactcatgacttagaacttgctgccattgtgttttcgttgaagatctggagacatcacttatatggatgcaatttcaccatatttagcgatcacaagagcttgaagtacttgtttgaccagaaggagttgaacatgagacaacgacgttggatggagtttctcaaggattacgattttaccttacaataccatcctggaaaagctaatgttgttgctgatgcactgagcaggaaaatgcatatctcgtcaatgatggtgaaggagctacaactgctggaacaattccgagatttgagtttggacgtaagattatccgagggagaactgaggttcgggatgatcaggattaccaatggattgatggaagaaatccgagaccaacagttacaagatgaatttttactcggaaaaaggaatttggtaattcagggtaaggacccggaattcaaggtaggaagtgacaatatcctacggtgtaagggtagagtttgcgtacccaacaaccctgacttaaggaggttgatactggacgaaggtcacaaaggtaagctgagcattcaccctggaatgaaaaagatgcaccaggacttgaaggtgaatttttggtggccaggaatgaaaagacaagtggcagaatatgtagctgcatgtttgacctgtcaaaaggcgaaggtggaacatcagaaatctgcgggtatgctacaaagcttggatgtacctcaatggaaatgggatagcatatcgatggattttgtcgtggcattaccaagaactcaaagaggatatgactcgatttgggtaatcgtggatcgactgactaagtcggctcatttcatacctgtgagaactacgtacaacgtggataagctatcagagatttatatagctgagattgtgcgacttcatggagtgccaacaagtatcgtttccgatagagacccgaagtttacttcacatctgtggggagctcttcatgaggctttgggaacgaggctgagattaagctctgcttatcatccacagactgatgggcaaactgagagaactatccaatcattggaggatttgctacgagcttgcgtgttagacaataagggcagttgggacaccctattgccactgattgaattcacatataacaacagttttcatacgaccataggtatggcaccgtatgaggcattgtatggccgcaagtgtagaacacctttatgttggtatcaagatggagagaatttgttagtaggaccggaacttctgcaacagacaactgagaagattaaacagatcagggagaagatgaaggtttctcagagtagacagaagagctatgcagatcaaaggcgcagaaccctggaatttgaagaaggagatcatgtgtttttgcgagttacccagactacaggagttggtcgagcaatcaagtcaagaaagctgacgccaaagttcattggaccttaccagattactcgtcgtgtaggaccggtagcttaccagatcgcactaccgccttttctatcaaacgttcacgatgtattccatgtgtcacaactgcggaagtatattgctgatccgacgcacgtcatcgagctggatgacattgagttgaaggataacttgtctttcgagacaccgccaatcagcattggtgacacaagggtaaagcagttgaggggtaaagagatcgagttagtgaaggttatttggaacaaggacaccggcgatgcaacgtgggagctgaaagaaaagatcaaggaacagtatccagaactttttactgacccttaagtttcgaggtcgaaactttctttttggagggtagtaatgtaaggcccaagtttgaacgctttggataagtgaataaaataaaagagttatttgattaagataaatttgggaaggaaagaggttcaggaaaagtccaagaatgtatcgaaaaaccgaaagagttatagcacgactaacatacgcttaatcttaggtcgaaggtattagtgaatagttaatttacgctttaggacacgatggaaactaattccaaaaaatcctcagagaaatgttagaacttctcttttccgtccttaaacaaccatttcgatgcgaaatcctggaatgtacgaacgtcaaattccaattctcggatgtttgccgaaacggaatccctgatagttcgaaaaacctaagatcgacagacgatgaagactttttctatccggaaactcaaatgaagattccacccgcgttcacctacttctctcatcattcctaatctttcttcagaaggaagttttctcgtccgacgatcactgcaaaaagtagtttttcgggataaaccgacttacaccgacttatgccgattttggatcttttggtttaattccaagaattctattttgagttctggaattctgtcgccagaacctatcttagaatgcgcagaggaacgcgcaggaaaaatcggaatcgcaaaaaaatcatttttccgttttttccaaaacctataaatagcttgaaaaattagattttttcacaaaaacccattttcctcaccccccaaaaccgcgagttcctagagagagagagagatccggatcttcgtcgtttcttgctcgtttgcttcaccgttcgtcactaatcgaagacctcgaggtaggtaatctatactctccttcgaatcgtcgtttctgtccatttctcctgcgactttctgagttcaaaattttgaggtttttgaaaaactgttcaaatcagctgatttcagcgtctaaacttcttccctgcatgctcctgagcgtgttctgcggattagattttgtcaaatgtcgacgaaatgccgccgggatcaatttctaccctaaatacccatttttcggcaaagtcgcaacctttacgctctaatctatcgacttggcttagtgctagtaggatttgtcgtcataaacgtcgttgtggacgtccccatccaatttgtttttcaaaaatccaattttgaaattctgagctaaaaataatgaccaaactgcccctatatcagttttcgatccgaaaatttttccgagcctagaaccgtcttagttacggcttatgttaacctaggaaccaagtttgatcgaagaaaaatcgaccctcccaattaaggaaagtggccgagagctatatcaaggggggaggagaatccgatttttcgaaaacttgtcttaacgcgttagattgtcgtaccaaggaggtagtagtgtactgtgtaaccctaggactctttgattgctgagtttctgactcttggtgttgatttctgtgatttttgcttaaggttcgtttgaggagattcccagaaatcaaggagaagagtttggagaacatcttgaggaggaagctggaagacccaccggtgagggctactctctgaattactagataatgctttaggtgtcgatgaaattcgacttgatttatgtgttatgcacctaattgctaaatgtctgaaatgatttctgaggcttcggccgaacttgttgagtacttgatgccatgttattgtgtgctaaatgattcacatgctatgtgctacatggttaacttaggatgtgttggaatatgctgtttatgtcttttggttgagctgtttcaatgatgctattccacttgtacctgagattctgaaaagtgaggattacgggcaggtcatgccgaatttttatgagattttgagagagttttaaaaggacgaacggagttcggaccttgtcatgctccaatggatcgagaccttctcagggaattacttgggtttatgggaactttgaaactcatagggaatacgataagactaaaaagagctatatttataaagaaattcataagatattaaacaacctccaaacctttaaataaagataacaatctcggatgcaagctttggattgaagtttagttttggaaaacgagaagtgtcgtcggatccaagtgttgggaagatttcgagttttgggtatgttgatactcattcgctctgggagcagttgtttagccatccaagggatgagccgagaagcttcacggaggtgtgagaccttgtgaatgcgtgatactccactgaggcgtgagaccttgtggaaagcatggatcttcactgaggcgtgagacctcgtgaacagcatgaaacttcattgaagcgtgagacttcgtgcaagtgtgtaaattcactgaggcgtgagaccttgtgaaagcataaaacttcactgaagcgtgagacttggTGAAtgtgtgtgagactccacagaagcgtgagacttcgtgagagcattgatga contains:
- the LOC130722629 gene encoding probable serine/threonine-protein kinase At1g09600 isoform X1, which codes for MPRRGGGGGGGFRFCKFNLHLPCLMGCICSKGKSTNDYVAADNHHHHLHLTQTQIQTDSKPKHSDNDTATARLITHAASTPISSDEDKNAKSLQPKVSRIFSVTRGERGAQVLAGWPSWLTAVAGEAISGWIPRRADSFEKLDKIGQGTYSSVYRARDLETNKIVALKKVRFANMDPESVRFMAREILVLRRLDHPNVMKLEGMITSRVSGSLYLIFEYMEHDLAGLAARPSINFTEAQIKCYMQQLLRGLEHCHSHGVMHRDIKGSNLLLDNNGNLKIGDFGLATLVQPSQGQPLTSRVVTLWYRPPELLLGATDYGVAVDLWSAGCILAELFAGKPIMPGRTEVEQLHKIFKLCGSPSEEYWKKSKLPHATIFKPQQPYKRLVSETFKDFPSSALSLLEVLLGIEPKDRGTASLALQNEFFTAKPLPCDPSTLPKYPPSKEFDAKLREEEARSRRRASNKGHGQESVGRNFRESNVVPASDANAELQASMEKRQEQSKCISEKFNPEEDGDYGFPLEPAKPRALSVFSHSGQSMHPTAYGSSRNMNLKQEDVLTGTDHAVKSRNCELRKQKSYWHGSTKLSRFSSSVAVRGDLRLDMSGDCSVNSQWPEDHFGMRCSHLPDDESNQLLDGPKPSRKKDFHLNGNDRAMSNAPKMSRTHYSGPLLPPEDNLEEMLKEHERQIQQAVRKARLDKDKIKKVDSENSLTRSLFYK
- the LOC130722629 gene encoding probable serine/threonine-protein kinase At1g09600 isoform X2 → MPRRGGGGGGGFRFCKFNLHLPCLMGCICSKGKSTNDYVAADNHHHHLHLTQTQIQTDSKPKHSDNDTATARLITHAASTPISSDEDKNAKSLQPKVSRIFSVTRGERGAQVLAGWPSWLTAVAGEAISGWIPRRADSFEKLDKIGQGTYSSVYRARDLETNKIVALKKVRFANMDPESVRFMAREILVLRRLDHPNVMKLEGMITSRVSGSLYLIFEYMEHDLAGLAARPSINFTEAQIKCYMQQLLRGLEHCHSHGVMHRDIKGSNLLLDNNGNLKIGDFGLATLVQPSQGQPLTSRVVTLWYRPPELLLGATDYGVAVDLWSAGCILAELFAGKPIMPGRTEVEQLHKIFKLCGSPSEEYWKKSKLPHATIFKPQQPYKRLVSETFKDFPSSALSLLEVLLGIEPKDRGTASLALQNEFFTAKPLPCDPSTLPKYPPSKEFDAKLREEEARRRRASNKGHGQESVGRNFRESNVVPASDANAELQASMEKRQEQSKCISEKFNPEEDGDYGFPLEPAKPRALSVFSHSGQSMHPTAYGSSRNMNLKQEDVLTGTDHAVKSRNCELRKQKSYWHGSTKLSRFSSSVAVRGDLRLDMSGDCSVNSQWPEDHFGMRCSHLPDDESNQLLDGPKPSRKKDFHLNGNDRAMSNAPKMSRTHYSGPLLPPEDNLEEMLKEHERQIQQAVRKARLDKDKIKKVDSENSLTRSLFYK